One Coprobacter fastidiosus genomic window, CTTCTTCTTGATGAGAAAGAGATAACAAATTTTGAGTTAATCGGGATATGCGTTTACTTTCGGTCATTATTCGTTGTAGTGCTGCGATATATTCTTCTACAGAGCGTTTTTTCATTAAGCTGATTTCACATTCGCCCTGAATTGCCGTAATTGGATTGTTTAATTCGTGAGAAGCGTTGTTTATGAATGCTTTTTCTGATTTGAAAGCTGTGTCGATGCGATCCAACATTTCATTTAATGTCTGTATCAATGTATCCAATTCGTCGTTGTTATCAGTTCTTTTAAGTCTTATGTTCAGATTATTTCCACGTATTCGTTTTAATTCTTTTAATAAATTCTGTAAGGGGGCAAGTATTCGATTTGAATAAATTCTTCCGGTAAGATAGATCAAAATTATACTGAAAAATATTAATATAATCATTAATATTAGAATATGGTCAATGATATTGTCGCCATAATGGTTTTCCGATAAAATTATGACAATAAAATTTCCTTCATTATCCGGATAATATAAGGCTGCACCTAATTGTTTACCATGTTTAAATGTAATGGGAGTTTTTGTGAAAAGCTTTTGAATTTGATCTGCAGAAAGAAATAATTGTAATGAATCTTCATCTGATGAAATACTGTCTGCATTCAATAATATTTCATGAGCGAGGGGGAGTAACTCATTGTATTTTTTTTGAATAATTTGATAACTCGATTCGTCTACTTCGTCTTTTTCCCAATGTTTTTGAGCTGTTATATAAGCTTTATCAACAAGATAAGAGTAATACAATGTATTAATGTACCGTGTTGTAAAAAAGTAGAAAATAATCACGATAACCGTAATAATACTTACTGCAGTCGTAGTATAAAATAATGCTATTTTGTGGCCTATTTTCATGTTTTGTCTAATGCGCTTCCATAATGTAACCAGTACCCATTACCGTATGTATGAGTTTTTTATCGAAATCTTTATCTATTTTTGCTCTTAAATAGTTGACATATACATCCACAATATTGGTGTTAGGGTCGAAATTTTTGTCCCATACGTTTTTTAATAGATTCATTCTTGAAAGTACACATCCCTGATTTTGGAGAAAATATTCTAACAGACGGTATTCCTTTACCGTAAGTTCTATTTCTTGAGTTCCTCGTTGAGCTTTTCTGGTGTTGCAGTTCAATACCAGATCTGCACAGGTTAGTGTTTGTACACTCTTGTCATTGCAGCTTCGTCTAACAAGTGCTTTGATGCGAGCTCCGAGCTCTTGAAAGTTAAAGGGCTTTACTAAATAGTCATCAGCCCCGGCCTCCAGTCCGGAGACAATATCGTCACTTGTCCCTAATGCCGTAAGTAAAAGTATGGGGGTTCGGTATCCTTCTGTTTGCCTGAATTTCTTACAAACTTCCAACCCGTTCATTTGCGGCATTATAATATCCAGAATCAATATATCATATTGTTTTTGTTGTATAGCTTTCCATGCAGAAATCCCATCGTGAACGGTATAAACCGTATGTCCGGATTCTTGAAGCCCCCGTTCAATAAATGAGGCGATATTTATTTCGTCTTCAGCTAAAAGTATATAAGCCATGTCTGTTTTATGTAGTTACCTTTGTATATTATCGCAAATATAACAAATTACAATCGTCTTTGTCTAAGATTGCCGTTGTTGTCATATAACATTTTCTGATAAAAACATTCGATTATTAGTGGGAAAACAAAAAGAGCGAAGATGGTTGCACTGACCAATCCCCCGATTATTACAATTGCCAATGGTCGTTGTGATTCAGATCCTATGCCATGACTCAGTGCAGCCGGCATTAATCCTATTGCTGCCATAGCAGCAGTCATTATTACAGGACGTATTCGGGAACGCATGCTTGATTTTATTGCATCCTGAAGAGGTAGCCGAGTTTTAATGTTTTGTTTGATGTCCGAAATCATAATAACGCCGTTTTGAATACATATTCCGAACAAAGCTATAAATCCGATTCCGGCAGATATGGAAAAATTGAAATCGGTTAACAGAAGAGCTATTATTCCGCCTGCAGCAGCGAACGGAACATTGAGTAGGACAAGTCCGGCATCTCGAGCATTGGAAAATAAAATAAATAGAATGATAAATATAATAATGATGCTGATAGGAACGACTTGGGCTAATCGTTTGGATGCACGTTGTTGATTTTCGAAATCACCTGTCCATTTTAATGTATAACCTTCGGGTAAAACGACTTGTTCGTTGATTTTCTTTTGTGCTTCGGCAACAGCACTTCCCATATCTCTTCCTCGTACCGAGAATTTGACCGCACAGAATCGGGCATGATTATCCCGAAATATAAGTAGAGGTCCTGTGATTGTTTTTATTTCTGCTAATTCTTTTATGGGGATCATTGTTCCGTCCATTGCTTGAACGAGAATTTTTCCTATTTCGTCTTCATTTTGTCTAAATTCTTCTTTATAACGTACCATAATGTTAAATTTTTTTTCTTCTTCGTATAAGGTCGATGCCGATTTGCCTCCAATAGCCATTTCTATAATACTTTGAACATTCTCTTTCGATACTCCGTAACGGGCAAGTTTTTGTTCATTCAGCTCTATTCTTAATTCTGGCTGTCCTATGTTTCGGATTACTCCTACATCTTCTATTCCATTTACGGTTTTTAATATATTACTGATTTGAGAAGCCTTTTGTTCAGAATAATAGAGATCTTTGCCAAAAACTTTTACAGCAATTGAACCCTTTACTCCGGAAGCGGCTTCTTCTACATTGTCGGTAATAGGTTGAGAAAAATTGAAATCTATTCCGGGATATCTGCTCAGATCCTTTTGCATTTTTTCAATAAGTTCGGCTTTGGAAAGTTTACTTTTCCATTCTTTTTCTGGATGAATATCCACATGAAATTCGATATTGTAAAAACCGGTTGCATCTGTCCCATCATTAGGACGTCCGGTTTGTGACATAATTTGTCGTACCTCAGGGTAATTTTTCAGCTCTTTTCTCATCTCGTTTGCCAGTTTTACCGATTCATTTAGAGAAATACTTTGAGGCAAAGTTGCCCGGATGTAGATAGAGCCTTCATTCAATTGCGGAAGAAACTCTGTCCCGAGCAATGTAAAGCACCATAATCCGAAAAGTGCAAAAGCACTTGCAATTCCGATCGTGGTTTTTTTGTAGAAGAGGCATTTTTCAAAGAAAGAAGAGGATTTTTCTTTTAGAAAACGAACAAATCGGTTTTCTTTTTCTTTTACGTTTTTTTTCAGCAGTATTGAAGATAATACCGGTACTAAAGTCAAAGTAAATATTAAAGCTCCCAATAGAGCAAAGCCAAGTGTATAGGCGAGGGGAGAAAACATTTTCCCTTCTACTTTTTGGAAAGAGAAAATCGGAATTAGTGCCGTGATAATGATTAGTTTTGAAAAGAAGACGGCTTTAGCCTTTTCTTTGGAAATATTTCGGATCAACCCCATTTTAGACATTCTGTTAAATGCAGTCATTCCACTTTCTTTTGCTTTACGGTCTAATGCAACGAAAATTCCTTCTACCATTACGACTGCCCCGTCTATGATAATCCCGAAATCGATTGCTCCCATAGATAGAAGATTTGCAGACATACCCATCATACGAAGACAGATAAAGGCAAATAAAAGAGCCAGAGGTATCACGATCCCGACAATAACGGTAGTACGCCAATCTGCCATAAATATCAAAACGATAAAAGTAACTAACAATATCCCCTCGATGAGATTGTGAGTTACCGTATTGACTGCAAGATTTACCAGATTCTCTCTATCATAAAATGATACTATTTCTACATCTTTAGGTAATATGTTTTCATTGATATAAGAGATCTTTTTTTTCAGCGCATCGATGACTTCTTTGGGATTTTCATTTTTTCGCATAATGACAATGCCTTCTACCACATCGTTCTCGTTCATGCGTCCTACTTGTCCTAAACGAGGTAGGCACGATTCGTGTACTTCAGCCAGGTGTTTTACTAAAATAGGAGTTCCGTTTATATTTTTTACGACAATGTTTTTGATCTCGTCCATGTCGTTGATTAACCCGATTCCACGGACCACATAGGCTTGAGAACTCTTGGTTATTATATCTCCTCCTACATTGATATTACTGTTTGCGATGGCATCAAATAATTCTAACGATGAAATACCGTAGTTTTTTAGTTGATGAGGATTTACACTTACTTCGAAAGTCTTAACTTCTCCTCCGAAACTGACAATATCAGCAACTCCAGGCACAGAACGGAGGCTACGGTCGATAATCCAATCTTGAATTGTTTTTAACTCTCGGATATTTTTTTTATCGCTTCGTAAAGTGTAACGAAAGATTTCTCCGGTAGGTCCGTATAGGGGTTGTACTTCTGGTGTTACCCCTTCCGGAAGATCTGCATCGTTTAACAAATTATATACTTGTTGTCGTGCCGTAAAATCATCTGCATCATCATCGAACATTACGTTGATGACTGATAATCCAAATAATGTAGTGGATCGAATGTCGGTTTTTTGTTGTACTGGATTCATCGCTATTTCTATCGGAATAGTGATGAATTTTTCTATTTCTTCAGCACTCCTTCCCGGCCATTGGGTGATAATCGTTACTTTTGTATTCGTTACGTCTGGAAATGCATCTATCGGAGTATGTTTGAAGGAAACTGCTCCAATGACGACAGCAAGAAATGTCAAGAAAAAAATAAAAAATTTATTCTTTAGAGAGAATGCAATGATGTTATCTATGAATTTATGCATAGTAATGTTTTTTTAGTTAGCTTTTAAAGCATTGTACACCAAAAGAGCATTTTGGATGATAATTTTTTCACCTTCGTTTAGACCTGAACTTAAATAACAATATTTCCCGGATCGTTTGTATATTTCTATTTCCTTGATTTTCGTACGATTATCGGGAGTTATGGCAATAACATAATTTTTGCCATTTTCAAAAATTAGAGCCTGAGTGTCGATGCGGGGCATTGATTTTTCAAAAAGAGTCGATTGTACATGAATATTGGTAAACATACCAGGTTTAAGAATATGATCTATATTTTTGAGTTCAATTCTGGCATTCATTGTTTTACTTTCCGGGTCGAGTATATGAGATATTTTTTCGATGATACCCGTAAACTCTTTGTCCGGATAAGCTAATGTCGTGATTCTTACCGAATCGTTTTCATGTATTTTATTGATATCGCTTTCATAAATATCAGCAATTATCCATACATCATTAAGTCCTGAAATAGTAAAAAGATCCCCATCTTGATCGTTGCGTATTTGCATTCCTTTATTGATATTTTTATCTATTATAAATCCGGTTACAGGTGCTTTAATTTGGTAAAATGAATTCGGCTGAATGTGATATATGGAGAAAATCTCTTGTAATCGTTGTTGTTCATTATGAGCGTTGGTAAGTTCCTGTCGTGCTATCATGACATCTTTTTCTGAAGTCATGCCAGAGTGAAACATGTCTTCGGTAGCTTGTAAATTTCTTTGTGCAGTTTTTACATTTTCTACGGCGTCTTTCAATTGTTTTTCATAATCGGCGGCTTCTCCGCTTCGGATTATGGCCAATGTATTACCTTTTTTTACATAGTCACCGATTTCTGCATTTATTTCTGTAATAGTCCCTCCGAATATTGGAAAAACACGAGCCGTTTGTTTCGGATCGAGAGTTACTCGTCCGTTGAGAGTCAACTCGTCTGAGATTTTATATATTTGTACGGTATCGATAGAAATAATCTCTTGCAGACTGTCAGAAATAATTTCGGATGAGGGATTTTTTTCTGTTATCTTTTTCCCGGAGCAAGAAAAAAGAACAAAAAGTAGTAAGATGTGGAATATAGATGATTTCCCTTTCATATTTGTATGCATTAAATTAATAATTGAAAATATTTTTTCCGGTAAGTGTATTTAGCTTTTCCATAAGTAGGAAAACGTTTTTTCTGGATTCGCACAATTGCAGACATACCTCTTTATAGCTTTCATAGTAATCGATAAATTCAAGCATATTGATATTTCGTAACTTGAAATTCTCATTTACTCCCGATATTAATGTATCGAAATTATTTTCCAGTTCGGAGTTTCCTGAACGGTAAAGTTGTAATGCTCTTTTTAATTGAGAGTATGTTGCATATACTTCTGATCGGGCTTTTTCTATTGATAAATCTTTTTCTTTAATTTTCTTTTGTATATCAAATCGAGCAGCCTTGATATTTCCTTGGTTTCTGTCAAATAAAGGAATGGATATGTTTATCCCTATGGCAAAATAATTATTTATAAAATTCCCGGCTCGGTCATATATCCCTTTTACGGCGAATTCAGGGGCAGCCATTGATTTCTGGAGTTTCAGATTTGCTTTTGAAGCTTGTAGTTCTGTATGGGATATTTTTATATCAGGTCTTTCCGTTAATGTCAGGCATAGATCATTATAGGGTATTTCTTCTAATTTGTATTTGTCGGCTACAGATGTATCGATAATAGGAGAAATTGGTTTGCCGGCCTCATAATTCAGTAGCAGGTTCAATGTCTCTTTATTTTCTATAAGCCGGGCGGTAATTTCACTTTTGTCTTTCTCTAAAGAAAAGAGTAATGCTTCAAGTCGTGAGATTTCCAGAAGAGATAAGTTCCCTTTTTGATGTTGTTCTTGATAGGTGTTCAGTAAAAGTTTTAACGCAGCTATTTCTGTATCATAGACTTTAACAGACCGATTATCGAAATAAATTTCTATACATGTTTCACGGAGTTTACTTTTGAGTGTTCGCAAAACTTCTTCAAATTGGTATTTTGCATTTTCTTTATTTATCTTTTCTAATTTGATACGTTTGTTTCTTTGTCCTGCAATTTGGATAATTTGCTCTATCTCTACACTGGCTTCACCATCTTTGCCGACATCGAAGTATTTATCGTTTAATCGGTTATATATGTTTTGTTCAAGAGATAAAGACGGATTATCCCATAATTTGACTTGTGTAATCTTTGCTTGTGCAATGTCGATATTATATCGTTCGGCAATAAGTGTTAAATTTCTGGAAATGAAAATTTGCTCAGCTTTTTGTAAGGACAGTTGAGTACTGTCCGGTTGTGCATTTCCATAAAGTAGGCATCCGCAGAAACATAAAGTGATTAAATTTTTTTTCATTCTGTATATTTAATTTTTGGCAAAGATAGGGTTCGATATTTGGGAGAGTGTACAGAATGAATTATAATATACTTATATGAAATTAGAATTTGATTAGAAGATTATAAAATGTTGTAGATATGTGTATTATGGATATAGAAGAATAAAAATGCAGGCCGAAAAAAGAGTATTTATCTATGTTTTTCGGCCTGTATTTATAAGAAGAAACTTTTTAGAATTATCTTATCTTTATGGAATAGTTGAGATCGCGTTGCTTCGGTAATACTTGGGAGAAAAACCTGTGTAACGTTTGAAAAATTTACCGAAAAAGGACGGATTCGGGAAATTCATTTGAAAAGCTATTTCTTGAACCGTTGCATTGGAATATTTCAAAAGAAAAATAGCTTCTGACATAATGACTTCGTCTATCCACCTTGAAG contains:
- a CDS encoding TolC family protein, translated to MKKNLITLCFCGCLLYGNAQPDSTQLSLQKAEQIFISRNLTLIAERYNIDIAQAKITQVKLWDNPSLSLEQNIYNRLNDKYFDVGKDGEASVEIEQIIQIAGQRNKRIKLEKINKENAKYQFEEVLRTLKSKLRETCIEIYFDNRSVKVYDTEIAALKLLLNTYQEQHQKGNLSLLEISRLEALLFSLEKDKSEITARLIENKETLNLLLNYEAGKPISPIIDTSVADKYKLEEIPYNDLCLTLTERPDIKISHTELQASKANLKLQKSMAAPEFAVKGIYDRAGNFINNYFAIGINISIPLFDRNQGNIKAARFDIQKKIKEKDLSIEKARSEVYATYSQLKRALQLYRSGNSELENNFDTLISGVNENFKLRNINMLEFIDYYESYKEVCLQLCESRKNVFLLMEKLNTLTGKNIFNY
- a CDS encoding efflux RND transporter periplasmic adaptor subunit, with the translated sequence MKGKSSIFHILLLFVLFSCSGKKITEKNPSSEIISDSLQEIISIDTVQIYKISDELTLNGRVTLDPKQTARVFPIFGGTITEINAEIGDYVKKGNTLAIIRSGEAADYEKQLKDAVENVKTAQRNLQATEDMFHSGMTSEKDVMIARQELTNAHNEQQRLQEIFSIYHIQPNSFYQIKAPVTGFIIDKNINKGMQIRNDQDGDLFTISGLNDVWIIADIYESDINKIHENDSVRITTLAYPDKEFTGIIEKISHILDPESKTMNARIELKNIDHILKPGMFTNIHVQSTLFEKSMPRIDTQALIFENGKNYVIAITPDNRTKIKEIEIYKRSGKYCYLSSGLNEGEKIIIQNALLVYNALKAN
- a CDS encoding response regulator transcription factor, which encodes MAYILLAEDEINIASFIERGLQESGHTVYTVHDGISAWKAIQQKQYDILILDIIMPQMNGLEVCKKFRQTEGYRTPILLLTALGTSDDIVSGLEAGADDYLVKPFNFQELGARIKALVRRSCNDKSVQTLTCADLVLNCNTRKAQRGTQEIELTVKEYRLLEYFLQNQGCVLSRMNLLKNVWDKNFDPNTNIVDVYVNYLRAKIDKDFDKKLIHTVMGTGYIMEAH
- a CDS encoding efflux RND transporter permease subunit → MHKFIDNIIAFSLKNKFFIFFLTFLAVVIGAVSFKHTPIDAFPDVTNTKVTIITQWPGRSAEEIEKFITIPIEIAMNPVQQKTDIRSTTLFGLSVINVMFDDDADDFTARQQVYNLLNDADLPEGVTPEVQPLYGPTGEIFRYTLRSDKKNIRELKTIQDWIIDRSLRSVPGVADIVSFGGEVKTFEVSVNPHQLKNYGISSLELFDAIANSNINVGGDIITKSSQAYVVRGIGLINDMDEIKNIVVKNINGTPILVKHLAEVHESCLPRLGQVGRMNENDVVEGIVIMRKNENPKEVIDALKKKISYINENILPKDVEIVSFYDRENLVNLAVNTVTHNLIEGILLVTFIVLIFMADWRTTVIVGIVIPLALLFAFICLRMMGMSANLLSMGAIDFGIIIDGAVVMVEGIFVALDRKAKESGMTAFNRMSKMGLIRNISKEKAKAVFFSKLIIITALIPIFSFQKVEGKMFSPLAYTLGFALLGALIFTLTLVPVLSSILLKKNVKEKENRFVRFLKEKSSSFFEKCLFYKKTTIGIASAFALFGLWCFTLLGTEFLPQLNEGSIYIRATLPQSISLNESVKLANEMRKELKNYPEVRQIMSQTGRPNDGTDATGFYNIEFHVDIHPEKEWKSKLSKAELIEKMQKDLSRYPGIDFNFSQPITDNVEEAASGVKGSIAVKVFGKDLYYSEQKASQISNILKTVNGIEDVGVIRNIGQPELRIELNEQKLARYGVSKENVQSIIEMAIGGKSASTLYEEEKKFNIMVRYKEEFRQNEDEIGKILVQAMDGTMIPIKELAEIKTITGPLLIFRDNHARFCAVKFSVRGRDMGSAVAEAQKKINEQVVLPEGYTLKWTGDFENQQRASKRLAQVVPISIIIIFIILFILFSNARDAGLVLLNVPFAAAGGIIALLLTDFNFSISAGIGFIALFGICIQNGVIMISDIKQNIKTRLPLQDAIKSSMRSRIRPVIMTAAMAAIGLMPAALSHGIGSESQRPLAIVIIGGLVSATIFALFVFPLIIECFYQKMLYDNNGNLRQRRL
- a CDS encoding sensor histidine kinase, with protein sequence MKIGHKIALFYTTTAVSIITVIVIIFYFFTTRYINTLYYSYLVDKAYITAQKHWEKDEVDESSYQIIQKKYNELLPLAHEILLNADSISSDEDSLQLFLSADQIQKLFTKTPITFKHGKQLGAALYYPDNEGNFIVIILSENHYGDNIIDHILILMIILIFFSIILIYLTGRIYSNRILAPLQNLLKELKRIRGNNLNIRLKRTDNNDELDTLIQTLNEMLDRIDTAFKSEKAFINNASHELNNPITAIQGECEISLMKKRSVEEYIAALQRIMTESKRISRLTQNLLSLSHQEEEMQMRPSELIFLGYWLKERFKNNDRIQLLLNEKCYDITVEANSELLEIALRNIIDNACKYSGNKTVQIRLFYDSSKKIIEITDHGIGIPQEEINHIFQSFYRASNAREYPGYGIGLSLSLKILSYYGGKVEISSELNKYTTFSIIFE